Part of the Juglans regia cultivar Chandler chromosome 14, Walnut 2.0, whole genome shotgun sequence genome, CATATTTCAATGAGCTGAAATGGTGTAAACATTTATCGAATtatagtagatatatatatatatatacatataattactCTAGAAGGTTTATCAAATTTAGATTTGCAAACACCAGATATCCTAAATTTTTGAGAAGCGAAGAAAATGTTCATGTGTATGACTTTGTAGCTCTAGTCCAGGATTTTGGACACAAGGGCTTTTTTTGGTGGATAGGTATACTTATGTTTCTCCTTTTTAATGAGTAAACCAACtatatagaaattaaagtaAAGGGACTACGAAACTGCAATGCTATGAAGTTATAAGCATTGTAATAAAGGTACTTAAAATTACAGTAAATTTGAAATCCAAAAGATCTAGGACAAAGAATGGGAGTACAATCATCAACAGATCCAGTCAAAAGGTGATTGCAGGGAAAAAAAGGTTGGACTTAAATTAACCATAGCCAAATGGTTTTCTGAATTTAACAAACTGCACTTTCTGTGGTTGGCTAGTTGATTCTGATTTCAGTTGCACTTGTGCTTACTTGAGTTGAATAGCTTTATGCAAATGGCTAACGTGTTCAGAAATATGATAACATAATACCTGAAAATGCAAATTTGGTCTATGAACTGAATGTTAGATTCCAATTTTgttcttgtattttttattttctttaaaaagtcCCATGGCTACTAGGGGTGTGCTACCCGCCCATGCAGGGGTGGCCCCTTCCCTCACTGGGGTTTGCCCCCCCGGAATCCGCCCTGGTCCATCCACTCCCCTTCCACCGCCTACCCACGGCTGTGAcccaacaggaaaaaaaaaaaaaaaaaaaaatcacaaatccaCAACAAAATCCACATTCCACAACAAAAAAATCCTTCACAAACAACAAATTggaaagagagagggtctgaggaaagaagaggaggaaatGCCGAGGAGGatgaaaagagaggagaagagacTAGAGAGGCTTTGAGAGAAGAACCAGACtgactgtgagagagagagagagagagagagagagagagagagaggggaggggggggggggggggggggtttgacTTAACCCCCCAAAACAAtgtcataataaaaataaaaaaattcgttaccaatttatatatataattacatatatattaatttggacTGGGCTTAAAGCCCAAGCCTGGGGTGCAGGGTGTGGAGGGGGGCGAGCCTGAGCCCAGACTGCCCCCCACCCCTGCTGGGTTTTCTGCCTGTGGGTGGGGTTGCCCGCGCCTCCCAGGCGGGGCAGGGGTGGGGACACTGCTTCCCACCACCCCTAATGGCTACTCTTACCATGTCTTGTTGTTATTATGGGAACAAAAGTTGCTGATCTAGTGGACATGTTTTGTACATATGTTTTTATAATGTCGACATGGCACATTGGGCCACATGCTGATCTCACAGCATTCATTTGGCATCAATTTTCCATCTCAGATGTGCTCAATTTCTTTGCTGGCTGCTTGGCTGTTATTAAGCCCACTTCCAGCTAGCCTTTAATGTTTTATCATCGTGTTTTGGGTAGTTGAGAAATGATGTCGTTGGTTTGGTGGGTGTCTATCAAAGGCAGCCTGCCTTCTACttctatgaattttttttggatcattcatttgtaaaattgtaatttaagGGATTCTCTAGTAGCATACTTTAGTTAtcgcctctttttttttttatgaaaaaaaaaatctacttgtggaaagaacaagagaaaaaaataagttgaaagctttgaaaTGTGTCTGCTAGGTGTGACTTCTGGGCTTTATGATCTTCTGTACCCAGTTTACGCTTACGGAGTTGCTGCTCTTATATGTCATATCATCACAAAGTAATTAAATATTAgttattctcatattttctatCTTACCCTTTCCCAGGTCACTCTGTCAAAAGGGAATTGACCAAAGACTGCCGTATCAATGATATTAGTTATGATACATATAGGTTTTTCATTCAACCAGCCCATGTTGATCTGAGAAtgtattaaacaaaatttttactCAGATATTCACTCATTCATTCAAATGTGTGGGAAAGTAAGAGATAGAGATTCCCTTTATTACAAGCAATATGGGTTACATTTAATTGGGCAGCAATGGTCAAATAGGATTTATTTTGATCCATACCTTTCTGAATCCAGTCTAAAGTTATGTGCTTCCTAGAAAATTATTTGGTGTATATAcctttaagaaaaaattgaaagttgctCTTTGGGGGACaatttcttcttccctttcttctttctttagtttgttaCATCTTCCTGAGGCTTTTTATCctccataaaaaagaaaaagagaagaaaaggcgGTGTCACCATGACATGTTGCTGTGATTAGTGTTGTTTTCTGGGTTGATAATTATGATTGTCATGCCTGTCGGAGACTCGGTTTGATactttttttccctcaacaatgGAGTACTCATGAAAGTGACGAGTAACTTTGGTCCTTGTCTTGCAGGAGCTAGAGAAAATGTTGCCATCTGTACCTCCTCCCGAGCCAAGGTATCAGCTTCGCAGAACATCATCAGCCCCAATCTGACATCTGTATTCATTCATGGAAGTATGTAGACATGATGCATTTTGGGATGCTCCTTTTAGTTTACTGTTAGGTGGATGAAAGCACTCGCCCAATCTCCCGCTGAACCAACTGTCTGTTGCATCTTTGTGGATGGTTTACTCCTCCCTATTATGGGATGTTGCTTGTATCTATTTCTGTGTCAAATCATTCACCAAAATTTCCATCACTCTTTGTACTATTTCACATTCACTAATGAGTTTTGACAGAAGTTTGGTATATAGCCTCTTTCTCCTAGCCATGGTCTAATCATATTAAGTTTGGCTCATCGGTTCTTGTTGATAATTTGCTTATTGAGGTTCTAATTGAAGTTGCTCCTGCTATTTTTGAGCTTACCCAGAAGTATTATGAAACTCCACacatgattctctctctctctctctctctcatgggtCTCTTGGAAATTGTTATTTAGACCTTCTGAAATGTTCTTCTTGATCTTTTAGCTGTAGAATGTTATGGTTTATGGGGAAGTGCTATAATTTGGATCTGAAATTCTAATCAAGGCTCAAGGTTATCCATTTACTAAGTTCTGTATGTTAGAATTCTCattttgagtaattttatatacaatcgtaAAGTGCGTAAACGTCACGTAATcgcttttaaaaaagagtgagatttatttactattaaaaaattaattttgattacGTGAAAGTGGTACAATTCACGATTATGCAGACCAAAGATTAACAGCCAAGAGagaatttcaaataaatattcccATACGTGGGTTTGGGTCCCAAAATAGATATAAAAAAGAAGGTAATAGTGAGGAGAATTTAGAAACAAATctcagttattttattttattttgacatgttttcaatttgataatgCAGAGATGCAAGTTTATGCCTAATTTAAGGCCAGGATTCCCGTTATGCTTTCCACCAAATTATTGACTGACATTGCTGGCGTGGCGTCAACACCACTCAAGTTGAGGTGGGAAATGGAACATGCGTGAATACAGACAGCCCCAGATTTAACAACAACGATGCATATAggaaaaatattgttaggaGTATTTCCAGTACCTAAATCATGAAATGGTTATAGATTGCTTTCTTTCCTTGTAATATATAGCTGCTGATCAATTAGTCAGTCTCAAATACAATGCACGCACACGCACTGATCTACCAACACAATAAAGAATCATTAATCATCCCAAGAATTTTATTCAACAATTCTTGAGATTTCTTTAcattcaactctctctctctctaaccatgGCATGGCATTTACTTCTGAGCAAGAAATGGTTTGAATGTCATCAGCACCCCAATCACCTCGATCACATTCAAAGCGAAGAAAACCATCTGGTCACCTATATTTCAACACCATTTGCAAAGCTCAGCTCACACATTTTCAGTTCAGATTAACTATTATTGTTTTCATTGTGCTGGTGAAATAATCACATGCATTTTTCACTCCATAAATATGAGGGATGTAAAGATTGAAATAAGTAAGACACTGACAAACTTTGTATTGAATGCCgatgaaataaattgatgcCGATTAACGAAAATCATCTCAGTAaatatggttttagatgagtgcAGCAACATACCTGGGAGGAAAACAGCATGTTGACGCTTTTGTGCCCAAGAAAATCTACACAGACAAAGGAAATGCAAAAATCAGAAGTCTAGAGTTCCCccataagagaaaatgtagtaaaaatataaaaggataAATACACTTTGCACCCCCAAACTACCATGGATGCAAAAGTATGcttttctcaaatataaatatggcAATGTACAAAACAATGTAACATATATCATACACGTAAAATTATATACATGCTCTACAATTCCTCCAATAAATTGGTCATGGtatcttcatcatttaaaatcaaCCCCGGGTAGGGTGCACGTAGAAGGATAAGTGACCTGGTTCAACATTAGCATGGAGAATTTCTTAAAAGATTAGGATATGACTGATTTAGTGGGTACATGCTACTAAAATACACCATTATTTAGTAATtatatactcattttttttgtcaaacTAGGTAACAGTAGTGACATAAAATtagatttagtttttatttcaattaaCACATAAGTAGGAcctatatagttatttatacaTACATAAGAAATCTTCTTCTATATATCGTATTCAATGCATGTGTTCATTTGCAATGGAATTTAAAATCTCTACAAGTATAGAAGGAAGGTACGGCGGCAACAATGCTCTAGGAACATGACTGTAGAGTCCATGCTACTTAACCATATACAAATATTTCCAATGAAATGGATCCCGGCTGTATTTCAATGGCTAGCAAAACATTTGTTCCTAGCATAATTATGTCATGAGCATTAGGGATGGCATCAATTTCAGCCAAAACCAACGTTGGCTACTTCGCGGTTCACCCACAAAACTACGATTGGCAATCTTGATCTCCATTTTATGACCACAATACTAACATTTGTTTACAAGCATAGATTTAAATTATGGGAAAAATAATGCTAAAAAAAGGAATTTTATTATGTCTCATATGAAATCTGATTACTAAATATGAAGTGTAGTTTAAGAAAATTGTCGACAATGCACATTTAACAATGTAAAGCCCTATTATAATCCATAAATGGGTTTCTGCATCAccaacaaactaaaataaacGCCAAAGAAATTCAGAGGACACTCACAATGCACCACCTCCAGCTGGAGCAGCTGCTTTGAATAGAGACATTGCGGTCATAGAAATACCATTAGCAGCTCCTCTTTGGTTTTGCTCCTATTGAGttgacataaaaatattttgtgattacGACCACTTCAAAAGATATCAAGAGAAGGAATTACATTATGCAAAATGAGGAAAGAGGAATACCACAGCTCTATTTTGCAGAATGAACAAGGTTGTTATAATCGCCACCTGCTTACGAAGAAACATTAGAAACTTCAAAAACGCATGATCTAAAAAATTTGACCATGAGTATTAGTAATAtggaaatattttatctcatcagcTAAGAAAATATTACCCTACCTTCTACTTTCATCTTTCCATTCTGTGCAACGTTATTGCTATTGCACGCATAAATATAGTATGGCATCTAAAGAACTAACAAAAACTACTGCTTAAAAATgctctcttcttccttttgcttACATCTAGCTCTATGTAAAACCTAACTCGTGACTCGCATAGATTTTGACACTTATGCATTAAACAATTAGCACATGACCCACAAACATTATCCTTTCACTTGGCCACATGGCTTGCTACACAAAGAAATACCAATATGACCAATATATCAAGAGTTTAATACCTATTTTCAAAAGTATGATACTTTCTTGTAACCAGCCAACAAAACACAAGAGAAGTGACACGATGTTCCATTTTTATTGTCCATCTTCAAAGTGATAGTGATAAGAATAAACAAACTGTGAACAAGAAGAATGTGTTGATTTAATGTAAGGATATTACAAATGCCGATTTGATTTGGTACATTAATCTGTGAATATCTAAGCAATACCTTCTAGTACAAgcaataaaatctaattttcatatattgagTTTCAATATATTTTAGTCAAAAGTCTATCTGAATGACTTGCAACACCCGTAATTAGTCCTAGAGAGACCTTCTAATACAAGTGGATTCTCATTTTCAGATAATCAAAATGTATCTCAGCATCTTCCGATCAGCCTACTGATGAAGCTTGATATCACGCTGgtgaatttttaaattaaaatgagttctTTAAGACGTATATGGACTTACAGAGAAGACATTCTTGAACAGAGAAGCACAATTTAGCAAGATGGTGAGACTGAACCCAGACAAGAAGGTCATGAACGGGTAGCTTGCTAACAAAGGAATGGATAAAACCTGCATATGGGATTTATAAGCCCAAAATCGTGAGGAAAGACATGATTATACAGAAATGAGGTACAGATCAAGTACAGAGATTTGAAAACTTACACCTGCAATGCGCATTACCATTGTGGGCCCAATATATCTCTCCACGTATGgatataaagaaaattgaaaaacgaGAAGGCCAAAACCTAAAAATTCATGTATGTGATCAACAATAATCCAACAATTGTATTGAGTGATGGATGTTTCAGCACAAGTATCTATGTTTATGGAAACACCCACTATGTTTAGCAATGAATCTGCAGATGCATATAActttgttttaaatatgattatagGGATGCATTACAAACCAATGACAAAGCTGAAGTGCAAAAGTAAAAGCTAAATTCCATAGAATTGAAGGGGGCAATTTAAGTGCACAAGTGTATTATCCTTCCACTCTTGAATTGTTTGTGAAACCATATATGGACTGTACATTAAAACATCATACTTAATTTTCTATTAAGAGgttgaaaggaaaatatatctTTAGATTGAGTGGATGATGCAATCCTTGAAATTTCTCGTCTAGAGATTCATATTGGTAGAAACATACACAACTCCTTCAATATCCATTAAAGAAGTGTGTTTCCTAGTAGTAGAGATAGAACAACCATTTTTAAAcaagttctttttaataaaagaaaaaatctaacaGATGGTATAGACCTGCCCCTTCACATTTGATTCAAGAATGTGTTAAaaagcttttgggacaaaaatatgaattgattaataattaatatgaatgGAGGCataagtataaaataaataccTGAAAATGAAAGAACTTCGCCGACATCACTGGTTGAGTAGCTCAAACCCCCAAGACTTCGGGGGCTGACAGCCCATAAGGAGAATATCTAAAAGAGATGTTGGTTTAGTAATATCACCAACTTAGAAATTCGGAGACAGGAAAGGCaagaaagaattgaaaaaagttatacaaCGTCGGTTTCTTTGCTTATCAAAGTAGAATTAGCCTTAATCTCAAAGTGAAAAGTTCTTCATTGAGGACTGCAAGAATAACGGGCATCTAGACAAGATGAAGGGAGGGAagccaagaagaagaagaccccTGCTGGAAGTAGTAGAGTAAACAAACTATGGGAGACAGAACTTGTCATTCAATGTAACCCCATTAAGAATTTAAGACATCAAGATCATATAGTGACTTGGGAATGCTCGTCAAGAGTCATAAAAATTCTGAAGGACTCTGGACCAGAAGTTTTCACCCAATCGGCCATCATCTGATTGGAATCCCAATGGTATTTTCACTTCCATCAAAGGGTTGGGTAGAGGGGGTGAAAATCTCAACGGAATCTCAAGCGAACTCTGCTTGTCTGAACTTGGCCCATCCTCTTTTCAGCATATTTAGGCCTACATTCGAAGAAGGACCGGCTGTACTTGGGTTATCTGTTTAGACACCCAGCTTGACCTATGACATAATAGGACTTGGGACCTTTTTTTTAGTACGAGGGACTTTTTATTCTTGGCTTTGAGTGTGAAGGACTGAATGGCTTGTTTATCATCTTCTTACATGAATTTGGAGTTGAGACTAAcactaaaagataaaaactgTGATTCCCCTACAACTTCTAGTCTTCccttcactattttttcaaatatacaactaaaagaataaaacataaTCGATTATCAAATGACTCCTTCACGTAAGCcttaaaaagagtaatatttgTTGGTACCTGAAAACTACATGGTGATCTATCTAACTCTTGCTAGAAAACCTTTCATTCAGCAAAATATACCATCACACAGAAACATCAAGTGCATGTCAGGATGTCCCTTGATGTAACCATTACGTCTAACAAGGTGTATCCAGCAGGAGAAGGATAGCTCTACCTTTGGTGAGTGGAGCTTCTAATCATAAATAgaaattgtggatttttttaaattggtaCTTTAAGATACACCGTATTTGTTGACTGTGTACTACAGTTATTCCAATTTTACAGAGAAACCAAGAGGAAAAAAACAGTAAACTTTGTATGTATCCAATAATGGACACACAAGCCAACTACACACAtcttacaaaaaagaaaaaaccagatATTTCACTTTCATGAGAACATAGATGAACCAGAAAATATCCGTGGAAAACTAATATGCAAGAGTAGTGACCAACCAAATCATGATATGTTCACAAGTCTACAACAAGATATAAAGaaatcatttaaaacattttcatacCTCCGTATAAGCCATATCATGAAGTgagaaaatacaataaacaacgATAGCTGACATCAGAGGCCAATTCTTTATGAGGTTTTCCTTTGCAGTTGGTCTTGTTCCTTCaatttgttctgttttttcatttatgttaGAATTGCATGACCCGGTTTCTAAACCCTCATCTAAGTCATCGGGTAATGTCTTGCCACCATGCATGTGCAGCGTTTCCTGTAAAATCCAGCTATTTTTAGACAAATATGTGCTAAGTAGACAATAATAGTCCAGGCAAGTAATTCTCAAGCAAGTGCAATTATATTAGTTGTCGACCTGTGCCATTCGCAGTGATAGCTAAACAAGAAGCCTTTCTTGAACAATCATTGCTTTTCCACTcaaaaacaacaatattttttccaaatagCAACTTTAGCTCGTGAACAATTTTCAGTGTAAGTTCATTACGAAATCCAAAGATATTAAACAAAGTACTGATTCTaacaacattttaatttaaaacataaagaCTTCCAAACTTCAACAAAAAGTTTTAGTTGAATCGTAATAAGCT contains:
- the LOC109012796 gene encoding protein ZINC INDUCED FACILITATOR-LIKE 1-like, which gives rise to MAEPCTESLLKKNYYENCPGCKVDQYKELHRGFPIRELVSTWVVVLCTALPISSLFPFLYFMIRDFHIAKREEDIGYYAGYVGSSFMLGRVLTSVFWGIVADRYGRKPVIIIGTITVVIFNTLFGLSVNFWMAVTTRFLLGSLNGLLGPIKAYAGEVFREEYQALGLSAVTTAWGMGLVIGPALGGFLAQPAEKYPNIFSKESLFGRFPYFLPCLCISLFALAVSIACFWLPETLHMHGGKTLPDDLDEGLETGSCNSNINEKTEQIEGTRPTAKENLIKNWPLMSAIVVYCIFSLHDMAYTEIFSLWAVSPRSLGGLSYSTSDVGEVLSFSGFGLLVFQFSLYPYVERYIGPTMVMRIAGVLSIPLLASYPFMTFLSGFSLTILLNCASLFKNVFSVAIITTLFILQNRAVEQNQRGAANGISMTAMSLFKAAAPAGGGALFSWAQKRQHAVFLPGDQMVFFALNVIEVIGVLMTFKPFLAQK